A part of Myxococcus landrumus genomic DNA contains:
- a CDS encoding proline racemase family protein — protein MRRIRVIDSHTGGEPTRVVTDGGPELGAGDLASLRERFRERFDAFRKAIVCEPRGSDVMVGALLCPPSSPASVAGIIFFNNVGYLGMCGHGTIGVVKTLEYLGRIGPGVHSLDTPVGPVKATLHPDGRVSIANVPSYRYAHDVAVNVPGHGEVRGDIAWGGNWFFLSRATQIPLESKHIPALLAYTSAIKQALVDQGITGEGGAEIDHVELYSKSPNAGVNARNFVLCPGLAYDRSPCGTGTSAKVACLAADKVLAEGETWVQESIIGSRFEARYVREGDRIRPTITGTASVNAEATLLVDSTDPFAWGIG, from the coding sequence ATGCGGCGCATTCGTGTCATCGACAGTCATACTGGTGGAGAGCCCACGCGCGTGGTGACGGATGGAGGCCCGGAGCTGGGAGCGGGCGACCTGGCGAGCCTTCGCGAACGGTTCCGAGAGCGGTTCGACGCCTTTCGCAAGGCCATCGTCTGTGAGCCTCGCGGCTCCGACGTCATGGTGGGCGCGCTCCTCTGTCCGCCCTCCAGCCCCGCGAGCGTCGCGGGCATCATCTTCTTCAACAACGTGGGTTACCTGGGCATGTGTGGCCACGGCACCATCGGCGTGGTGAAGACGCTGGAGTACCTGGGCCGCATCGGGCCGGGGGTCCACTCGCTCGACACCCCCGTGGGCCCCGTGAAGGCCACCCTGCACCCCGACGGGCGTGTCAGCATCGCCAACGTCCCCAGCTACCGGTACGCCCATGACGTCGCCGTCAACGTGCCCGGCCATGGCGAGGTCCGCGGTGATATCGCCTGGGGCGGCAACTGGTTCTTCCTCTCCCGCGCCACCCAAATTCCCCTGGAGTCGAAGCACATCCCCGCGCTGCTCGCGTACACGTCCGCCATCAAGCAGGCGCTCGTGGACCAGGGCATCACCGGCGAGGGCGGCGCCGAGATTGACCATGTGGAGCTGTACTCGAAGTCGCCGAACGCGGGCGTGAATGCTCGCAACTTCGTCCTCTGCCCGGGGCTGGCCTATGACCGCTCGCCCTGCGGCACGGGGACGAGCGCCAAGGTGGCGTGCCTCGCGGCCGACAAGGTGCTCGCGGAGGGCGAGACCTGGGTGCAGGAGAGCATCATCGGCAGTCGCTTCGAGGCGCGCTACGTCCGCGAGGGCGACCGCATCCGGCCGACGATTACGGGCACGGCTTCCGTGAACGCGGAGGCCACGCTGCTCGTGGACTCGACGGACCCGTTCGCGTGGGGAATCGGATGA
- a CDS encoding NAD(P)/FAD-dependent oxidoreductase → MSAFDCVIVGGGIVGAALADALSAGGLSVALVEARSIGTGTTACGMGHLVAMDDNAAELALTSWSVSLWRELRDGLPRTVEYDACGTLWLAADDEEMAAVHTKVANYRAAGIRAEVLDSAALYEAEPSLAPGLVGALRVPDDAVLYPPVAARTFAQRAQARGARLMTGCPVRELRPGGVVLANGDVLAARHVVLAAGVASPVLCPELPISPRKGHLLITGRGSPVVHHQLVELGYLKSAHGTEGASVAFNAQPRVTGQLLLGSSRQPGEGSREVDAAILERMLKRAAVFLPGLNGLQALRVWTGLRPASPDGLPLLGPHPEKPWLWLACGHEGLGITTATGSARLVADQMLGRASAIDPRPYSPSRFLSATSREVAHA, encoded by the coding sequence ATGAGCGCGTTCGACTGCGTCATCGTGGGCGGTGGAATCGTGGGCGCGGCGCTGGCGGATGCGCTCAGCGCCGGCGGCCTGTCCGTGGCGCTGGTCGAAGCCCGCTCCATCGGCACGGGGACCACCGCGTGCGGAATGGGGCATCTGGTCGCGATGGACGACAACGCGGCGGAGCTCGCGCTCACGTCGTGGTCCGTCTCCCTGTGGCGGGAGCTGCGGGATGGATTGCCTCGCACGGTGGAGTACGACGCGTGCGGCACCCTCTGGCTCGCCGCGGATGATGAGGAGATGGCCGCCGTCCATACGAAGGTGGCCAACTACCGCGCCGCCGGGATTCGCGCGGAGGTGCTCGACAGCGCTGCGCTGTACGAGGCGGAGCCTTCTCTGGCGCCGGGGCTCGTTGGAGCGCTGCGCGTTCCGGATGACGCCGTGCTGTATCCGCCCGTCGCCGCGCGGACGTTCGCGCAGCGTGCCCAGGCGCGAGGGGCTCGGCTCATGACCGGGTGTCCGGTGCGCGAGCTGCGCCCGGGAGGCGTGGTGCTCGCGAACGGAGATGTCCTCGCGGCGCGCCATGTGGTGCTCGCGGCGGGCGTGGCCAGTCCTGTGCTCTGCCCGGAGCTTCCGATTTCGCCTCGGAAGGGGCACCTGCTCATCACGGGCCGGGGCTCTCCCGTGGTGCATCACCAGCTCGTGGAGCTGGGCTACCTCAAGAGCGCGCATGGAACGGAGGGCGCTTCCGTTGCCTTCAACGCGCAGCCGCGTGTCACCGGACAGCTCCTGCTGGGGTCTTCGCGGCAGCCAGGGGAGGGGAGTCGCGAGGTGGATGCCGCCATTCTCGAGCGCATGCTGAAGCGCGCGGCGGTGTTCCTCCCCGGGCTCAATGGCTTGCAGGCTTTGCGTGTGTGGACGGGCCTGCGTCCCGCGTCGCCGGATGGTTTGCCATTGCTCGGGCCGCATCCGGAGAAGCCTTGGCTCTGGCTGGCGTGTGGCCATGAGGGGCTCGGCATCACCACCGCGACGGGCAGCGCGCGACTGGTCGCGGACCAGATGCTGGGGCGTGCGAGCGCCATCGACCCGCGTCCCTATTCACCCTCGCGTTTCCTGTCGGCGACTTCCCGTGAGGTGGCTCATGCGTGA
- a CDS encoding (2Fe-2S)-binding protein, which translates to MREASSKKAPVTLRINGHAVTVPSGTSVAAALAMTGRFISRADLSGRPRGPMCGMGVCFECRATIDGVAETLTCLVPCRDDLEVVTDG; encoded by the coding sequence ATGCGTGAGGCTTCGTCGAAGAAGGCCCCGGTCACGCTGCGCATCAACGGACATGCCGTGACGGTTCCCTCGGGGACGTCGGTCGCCGCGGCGCTCGCGATGACGGGCCGGTTCATCAGCCGCGCGGACTTGAGCGGGCGGCCCCGTGGCCCGATGTGCGGCATGGGTGTCTGTTTCGAGTGCCGCGCCACCATCGACGGGGTCGCCGAGACGCTGACGTGCCTCGTTCCCTGCCGAGATGACCTCGAGGTGGTGACCGATGGATAG